A stretch of DNA from Rhinoraja longicauda isolate Sanriku21f chromosome 9, sRhiLon1.1, whole genome shotgun sequence:
CTTTAGAACGTTTGAATTACAGAATGCACGCTCATGTCTTCATGATAAAATCCTCCGGAAGAGTTTGCCTTGACACCATGTATGGcacaaatatcaatagacaataggtgcaggaggaggccatttggcccttcgagccagcatcgccattcaatgtgatcatggctgatcattctcaatccgtaccccgctcctgccttctccccataccccctgactccactatccttaagagctctatctagcactctcttgaatgcactcagagaattggcctccactgccttctgaggcagagaattccacagattcacaactctctgactgaaaaagtttttcctcatctcagttctaaattgcctatcccttatccttaaactgtggccccttgttctggactcccccaacattgggaacatgtttcctgcctctaacgtgtccaaccccttaataatcttatacgtttcgataaggtctcctctcatccttctaaattccagtgtatacaagcctagtcgctccagtctttcaacatatgacagtcccgccattccgggaattaaccaagtaaacctacgctgcacgcccccaaatatcgcgggccgaagggcctgttcctgtgctgtactcttataTGTTCCATGATCTACACCTGTCCTTCTTGGGGTGCCTGTCACTGCCACTTCAAAGCCCAATGTTCAAcgacaggttaattcccggaatggcgggactgtcgtatgttgaaagactggagcgactaggcttgtatacactggaatttagaaggatgagaggggatattatcgaaacgtataagattattaaggggttgaacatgttagaggcaggaaacatgttcccaatgttgggggagtccagaaccaagggccacagtttaagaataaggggtaggccatttagaactgagatgaggaaaaactttttcagtcagagagttgtgaatctgtggaattctctgcctcagaaggcagtggaggccaattctctgaatgcattcaagagagagctggatagagctcttaaggataacggagtcagggggtatggacatTGTTGCATATGACAATTATTTTCTGAAAACGTATAAAATTGTGGAGCAACAAGACAGCTCTAAGTTGTTCGTGCCTCATTGTTTAAAGTCCGGAGCCGTTTTCAGTAGCATTTCATTGCCTTTGTTGACATTTACCTGTGGATTTAGACTGCACACatccagtgaatggcggtgctggctcgaagggccgaatagcctcctcctgcacctattgtctattgtctaacagcactcccccccccctgtgtaAACATTGTCTTTCAACCTTAACAAGCGTCCGATCAGATTAAAAAGCATCTCTACTTTCTGCATTTCTGGCAGATCTACCTGACACCCTTTTTCAAAATGAGATGAGAGGGGGGGGCATGTTGCATATTTATCCGCCGTGCGAATTCGTTCAAGTTTTTTAAGATTCAGGACAGCACACACTGTCGAGTGGATGACGCAGGACGACAGGTAGGTCGCCGACTATTATTCATTCATCAGGTCTTGTTGTATTTAAGGGGGCAAGCCGAAGCGACCAACGAATGCATCCGCACGCACCGCATacagatacacatacacacacacacacacacacacacggtcgtGAGTCCGAGGTGTTGCAAGCTCTTTCGCTCTGATCCCGTCTGATGGCTGGATTGTTGCATTGAAGAAGAGGTGCCTGGAGAAGCTGAAGGGGGGGAGATCGTTTTCTTTGAAGACTtgtcagagggagggagggagggagtgagtgagtgagtgagtgagtgagtgagtgagtgagggagggagggagggagggagggagggagggagggagggagggagggagtggagaaggAGAGAGGTGCCTGgagaagcagaagggggagagcttgttttctttgaagatttgtcacagggagggagggagtgagtgagtgagtgagtgagtgagtgagtgagtgagggagggagggagggagtgagggagtgagtgagtgagggagggaaggagtgagtgagtgagtgagtgagtgagtgagtgagtgagtgagtgagtgagtgagtgagtgagtgagtgagtgagtgagtgagtgagtgagtgagtgagtgagtgagggagtgagggagggagtgagtgagtgagtgagtgagtgagtgagggagggaaggagggagggagggagggagggagtgagtgagtggaggaggagagaggtgcAACCGGTGGAGCTGCTGATGGGGAGATGCTGAACACGAGTAGTCTCCATTCACCTCCACACCCGGACGCGGCGGCGACGATGGGCTCCTGGAACATCTCCGGAGAGCCGGCGGGTTTCGCCACCTCTCTGCCCCTGAACTACTCCTTCGGCGGTGCTGGAGACGAGgtgatggaggtggagggaggggaggagacggACGCCGGCACGGTGGTGATCCAGTTCATCTCCGCCGTGGTGTGCCTGGTTGGGCTGCTGGGCAACGCCATGGTGATCTTCGTCATCCTCAGGTACGCCAAGATGAAGACGGCCACCAACATCTACATCCTCAACCTGGCCCTGGCCGACGAGCTGTTCATGCTGAGCGTCCCCTTCGTGTCCGCCTCGGCCGCCCTGCAGcggtggcccttcggcccgctgatgTGCCGCACCGTGCTGATCGTGGACGGCATCAACCAGTTCACCAGCGTCTTCTGCCTGACGGTGCTGAGCGTGGACAGGTACGTGGCCGTGGTCCACCCCATCAGGGCGGCCAGGTACAGGAGGCCCACCGTGGCCAAGGCCATCAACCTGTGCGTCTGGCTCCTGTCTCTGGTGGTCATCCTGCCCATCATAGTGTTCGCCGGCACCTCGCCCAGCGGGGATGGAGACGGGGCCGTCCAGTGTAACTTCATCTGGCCCAGGAGCTCCTGGTCGGTCGCCTTCGTCCTCTACACTTTCCTCCTGGGCTTCCTGGTCCCAGTCTTCGCCATCTGCCTGTGCTACGTGCTGATCGTGGTGAAGATGAGGGTGGTGGCCCTGAAGGCCGGCTGGCAGCAGCGCAGGGGCTCGGAGAAGAAGCTCACCCGCATGGTGCTGATGGTGGTGGCCGTCTTCGTGGTCTGCTGGATGCCCTTCTACGCCGTGCAGCTGGCCAACATCTTcctgcccctccaccccaccGTCAACCAGCTGTGCCTGGTCCTCAGCTACGCCAACAGCTGCGCCAACCCCTTCCTCTACGCCTTCCTCTCGGACAACTTCAGGAGGTCCTTCCAGAGGATCCTGTGCTTCCGATGGATGGAGAACGGCACCGAGGAGCCGGTGGACTACGGCGCGGCCGCCCCCAAGAGCAGGCTCTGCCACCCCTTGGAGTTGCAGCCCGGACAACCCCCTGCATCTGAACCGGTCTACCGCAACGGGACTTGCACCTCGAGAACCACCACTCTATGAATGTGGACAAAGAGGTCTTGGTCTTATTTGCCTCTCGGTGACTTttgctggggttttttttctctAAAACAAACGGGTTAAATGTATTTTGCTAAAAGAATATGTGAGTTATTTGTTGTGTGAGCGCTGGGATTGCACCGGgcaaggatatatatatatatatatatatatatatatatatatggttagaaaataataataataataatatgcttggaaaaatatatatataccttATGCCTGTACATTGCTTTCTCGATGGGCGCTGTCAGTTTCCCCACTGTCTaataagtataagaagataactgcagatgctggtacaagtcgaaggtttttattcacaaaatgctggagtaactcagcgggtcaggcagcatctcaggagagaagggtctcgacccgaaacgccacccattccttctctcccgagatgctgcctgacctgctgagttactccggcattttgtgaatagttcccactgtctgtctctatctctatctctctctctctgtctctatctatCTCCCCCACcaactgttatagacaatagacaataggtgcaggaggaggccattcggcccttcgagccagcactgccatccaatgtgatcatggctgatcattctcaatcagtaccccattcctgccttctccccagaccccctgactccgctatccttaagaactctatccagctctctcttgaatgcattcagagaattggcctccactgccttctgaggcagagaattccacaggttcacaactctctgactgaaaaagtttttcctcatctcagttctaatcctGATGTTGACCACCATCATCATGGGACCCATCTGCGAACTAGCTCTCGTGTCGTTAACGAATTAAACCG
This window harbors:
- the LOC144596794 gene encoding somatostatin receptor type 1-like: MLNTSSLHSPPHPDAAATMGSWNISGEPAGFATSLPLNYSFGGAGDEVMEVEGGEETDAGTVVIQFISAVVCLVGLLGNAMVIFVILRYAKMKTATNIYILNLALADELFMLSVPFVSASAALQRWPFGPLMCRTVLIVDGINQFTSVFCLTVLSVDRYVAVVHPIRAARYRRPTVAKAINLCVWLLSLVVILPIIVFAGTSPSGDGDGAVQCNFIWPRSSWSVAFVLYTFLLGFLVPVFAICLCYVLIVVKMRVVALKAGWQQRRGSEKKLTRMVLMVVAVFVVCWMPFYAVQLANIFLPLHPTVNQLCLVLSYANSCANPFLYAFLSDNFRRSFQRILCFRWMENGTEEPVDYGAAAPKSRLCHPLELQPGQPPASEPVYRNGTCTSRTTTL